ATGGAAAATGAACAGTAcctctataatatataaaataaactgttaaTTTCCACATAAATTAACGTTGTCGGATtctattacctatataaatattcgtGTCGGCCACACTAATAGCTTTATAGACAGTTAAGAGcatgtgaaaataataaaactttttaggAAAATCTGTTGAAATAGAATCGACATGCCAAGAAAGAAACTTtcaaaacagatttttttgcCTAAAACTACTTATCTATAATATCCCAACAGTTACTACCGTTAAAAAACTAGTTATATAAAGTATTCCAACTCCGCTAACTCACACCTAGCGCTGCCATCACATTTTGTCAAttcgttttttatattagcgaaaactaaaaaaataatttattaaaattatactagactaagtacataaaacattttattagaaactaCCTCTTATTTATAGTCTACACAATTGAAACTCATATATAAGAAAGTTTAATGTCAACAACATTTTCGTTAGGAATTTAATCCTATTCTTTCAGACGGAGAAGTTTTGTCGTTCACATTAAAGGAGCCCGTGGGAGTCTGTGCACAGATCATACCCTGGAACTACCCCATCCCTATGATGAGCTGGAAGATCGCACCAGCTCTAGCTGCAGGTAtctatttgtttgttcgtAATAACTTTAATGCacgaaaataagaaaactaaattaatgtGTATATGTAGGGATACTTATAACGCAGATTCTAATAAccatctctctcatcttcgagTGTCGACATTTGGGGATGTAAAGACGCGAATCCggggttagcgtaaaaaataaacctttaaattttgataattcgGCTGCGATTTACGACCGgttgcctgcctgacgtcaaccctccttgggaatccTATTATCGCCTTTCAGCAGTCAAGCCAATTCCTGCTTGCCTAAACTTACTTATTTCTCAGTCTTTATGATCTTTTGATTTATGATAGTCTCGCTCgacaaaatatcaaaatatctttattgcactTTAAACTTAGCTTATACACTGTAGTCGGATTACAGCTTATCGCAATTGcctaatacaattattatgtaatatttgataagagtataattaaactttgaaGTGTTTTGCCAAGGTTGTACGCTGATAGTGAAGCCAGCAGAACAGACTCCGCTAACAGCCCTCGCTGTGGCAGCCCTGGTGAAGGAGGCTGGTTTCCCGCCAGGAGTTATTAACGTCATCCCTGGCTACGGCCCTACGGCTGGCGCGGCCCTAACACATCACCCTAATGTGGATAAAGTGGCTTTTACTGGATCTACTGAAGTGAGtgcaacaattattttatggaCGATGTTGAGCAAACGAAGTGAGTTCGCCATTtctttaatttctattaataagTAGTGAAGCCGGACCCTTCACTACTTACTAATAATGCTTTAATATAGGCTCATTCTTTTGCATTCACCACTGGAATGCTCTTAGATCGTtccatataagaaaaaaaaaatattgttctttaTGTTAACTTGACGTTGggtttgacaacctcggtggcgcagtggtaaagtgcttgcctccgaaccgagaggtcccgggttcgatccccggtcgggtcatgatggaaaatgatatttttctgattggcccgggtcttggatgtttatctatatatgtatttgttataaaatatagtatcgttaagttagtatcccataacacaagtctcgaacttactttggggctagctcaatctgtgtgatttgtcctaatatatttatttattatttatttatttaacttggcTAGGAAGCCATGAATATGGGCTCGACAATTGATTTCGAGATTTTAAGATAAGTACATTAAAttctaagtatattttatcggTCGCTAGAAATGAAAAATCTGCCGTGACCACAGTctgtctttaaaaaaaatacctatggCACTTAACAAAATCTGTGATGTATTAGAGTTTATGACATCCGGGTCAAACACATACACATGCCTTGATTATTTTATCGCAGACAACTAACTTGTAGATGATGCCGACGTTTGCGATTTCAGAGTGACGTCGAGCACAATCAAACAGAACGAGTTTTAGTTACAAAGATAACTGTAATAAATCAGGGGAAGAAATCACTCAgatgtagttatttatttattaagataaatataatgtggGGTTCATAGACTCTACTCTTATGCTCTACTCTAATACTCTCAATCTTTTGCGGGGCCGGGACGctctcattatttttaatgttcgTTGTGAGCATCCCCATAATAACATGATTTCATATGGTATGGTTACATGCGACATAAGACCTTTATGAATCAAGAACATGAAAGTGCAATATGATACATATGgtttctaatttataaaatcttacGATGATTTCACTTTTGGTAGGTCGGGCGCATAATTTTAGGAGCGGCCTCAACAGTCAACTTGAAACGAGTCACATTGGAGCTGGGCGGCAAGAGTCCTTTAGTGGTCTTCAATGATGCTGATGGTAAGTCTCCattaatgtttttacacgCTATTATTAACTATGCATGCAAGGCATACGGTGAGGGCTTgaggttaatatataagtctgtgggtGAGGGtaactatgtttgttcgagtggattcttgcaactcaattttgaatttcagttttcaatatatgaaaactaaaattttgtgtacacttttagtttggatgacaatatttttttatggtaaCAAGACATGCTCCGAATGGTCCAGACAGAGGATCGCGGCTATCAACTTTTCGTTAGAAAATCAGCCTTTGTGCAATGTAAGAACTCCACAACGGTTTAATgaagtataatttaatctgtgactgcacggacatgatttctCACACCTTtactctatttatttttctgacgacaataaaagtttgtgatgaaaattacattttttgaaaaCTAATTGTAATTTCAGTTGAAAAGGCAGCTCAAATAGCTCACGCCGCCGCGTTCGCCAACGCTGGTCAATGCTGCTGCGCCGGCACCAGGACTTACGTCCAGTCCGGCATTTATGATCAGTTCGTCCAGAAAGCCGCAGAAATCGCCAAGAAGAGATCCGTAGGGAATCCCTTCGATGATGTACAGCAAGGGCCACAGGTACTATCAATTAAGTATTACATGTTTGGCAGTAGATGGCGGTGAAGGCTTTAGGTGAAGAGATGaatatgaaattttcaatttgtctTGTTGTTTTATGAAGAGACTTTTTTCTGCAGATCGACAAAGACATGTACACCAGGGTGCTAGAGTACATCGAAGCTGGTAAAGCCTCTGGAGCCAAATGCATCGCAGGGGGGGAGAAGATGGGGAATAAGGGGTTCTATATCAAACCCACAGTATTCGCTGATGTCAAGGATGACATGAAGATCGCTAGAGAAGAAGTGAGTGGAATTTAAAAAGATCTATGACTAGTATTTTAGGAACACTGTAGCGATAACTATCAACGCTACAAGAAGGTAAcgctatattattaaaaatactatatctaACTAAACGTCGATTTTATAAGGAACGTTTTTCTAGTAtcacatacatattatgtgttacctatatacatacatagttattCCTCTAAGTATTTATGAACATTTAATAAGCCAAGAACATCC
This genomic stretch from Plodia interpunctella isolate USDA-ARS_2022_Savannah chromosome 16, ilPloInte3.2, whole genome shotgun sequence harbors:
- the LOC128676546 gene encoding aldehyde dehydrogenase X, mitochondrial-like, translated to MVKVDVKYTKLFINNEFVDAVSKKTFPTINPQDETVIAQVAEGDKADVDKAVAAAKKAFHRYSTWRTMDASQRGLLMLKLADLIESQARYLAELETLDCGKPVKEAEFEVYYAVTVLRYYAGKADKILGSTIPADGEVLSFTLKEPVGVCAQIIPWNYPIPMMSWKIAPALAAGCTLIVKPAEQTPLTALAVAALVKEAGFPPGVINVIPGYGPTAGAALTHHPNVDKVAFTGSTEVGRIILGAASTVNLKRVTLELGGKSPLVVFNDADVEKAAQIAHAAAFANAGQCCCAGTRTYVQSGIYDQFVQKAAEIAKKRSVGNPFDDVQQGPQIDKDMYTRVLEYIEAGKASGAKCIAGGEKMGNKGFYIKPTVFADVKDDMKIAREEIFGPVQSIFKFDTFEEVIDRANDSNYGLGAGVVTNDITTALTFAKQIRSGSVWINTYDHVTSQTPFGGFKDSGLGRELGEEGINQYLECKTVTLSLPKVPQL